A DNA window from Pyrus communis chromosome 3, drPyrComm1.1, whole genome shotgun sequence contains the following coding sequences:
- the LOC137730205 gene encoding uncharacterized protein — MEQIQHKYVTVQGLRLHVADIGTGSNVVVFLHGFPEIWYSWRHQMIAVANAGFRVIAPDYRGYGLSDPPPQSEKTSYRDLASDILGILDSLAIPKVFLIAKDFGVGVATLFSLLHAERVFGVVTMGAPIMPPGPRRIDKSLQEGLYISRWQEPGRAEADFGRLDAKTVVRNVYILFSRSEIPIAAEDQEIMDLVDPSTPLPPWFSEEDLAAYGALYEKSGFRTALQVPYRAIRDESAVSNPVVKAPALLIRGGKDYSNKFPGIEDYISSGKFKEFAPSLETLLLPEGTHFVQEQSPDEVNQLILTFLRKHI, encoded by the exons ATGGAGCAAATCCAGCACAAGTACGTAACCGTACAAGGCCTGAGGCTCCACGTCGCCGACATCGGAACAG GCTCCAATGTGGTCGTGTTCCTGCACGGTTTCCCGGAAATTTGGTACTCGTGGCGGCACCAGATGATTGCGGTAGCCAACGCCGGCTTCCGGGTCATCGCTCCCGACTACCGCGGATACGGACTATCCGACCCGCCTCCCCAATCCGAGAAGACCTCGTACCGTGACCTCGCCAGTGACATCCTTGGAATTCTTGATTCCCTTGCTATTCCCAAG GTTTTCCTAATTGCAAAAGATTTTGGAGTTGGGGTGGCGACATTATTTTCCCTTCTTCACGCGGAGAGGGTCTTCGGCGTTGTAACAATGGGAGCGCCAATCATGCCACCAGGCCCTCGTAGAATCGATAAATCTCTCCAAGAAGGTCTCTACATTTCAAGATGGCAG GAACCTGGACGGGCAGAGGCTGATTTTGGGCGCCTTGATGCGAAAACAGTTGTTCGTAATGTTTACATCCTCTTCTCCAGAAGCGAAATACCAATAGCTGCAGAAGACCAGGAGATTATGGACCTCGTGGATCCATCTACGCCTCTTCCCCCTTGGTTCAGTGAGGAAGATCTTGCAGCATATGGAGCTTTGTATGAGAAATCAGGTTTCCGAACTGCGCTGCAAGTTCCGTACAG GGCAATTAGAGACGAGTCTGCTGTATCAAATCCAGTAGTTAAAGCTCCGGCACTTCTTATAAGGGGTGGCAAGGATTATTCGAACAAATTTCCAGGGATAGAGGATTACATAAGCAGTGGAAAGTTCAAAGAGTTTGCCCCCAGTTTGGAGACTCTACTTCTTCCCGAAGGAACGCATTTTGTTCAAGAACAGTCACCTGACGAGGTCAATCAGCTGATCCTCACCTTCCTCAGAAAGCACATTTGA
- the LOC137728559 gene encoding disease resistance protein RPV1-like yields the protein MDNWRKLVALSIMVLVCGCLESYHFAVLVFLLFSIGLVFHQMNISVPDEASSSSSSASLSSSSSFSFLKGSLYEVFISFRGEDTRKNFTGHLHEALTKAGINAFIDDEELRRGEDITTELVRAIQGSRISIIVFSRRYADSSWCLEELVKIMECKTTLGQLVLPIFYDVDPSHVRKQTGSFAQSFLKHTDEKKAGRWRTALTEASNLSGWVLNNTLDGNEAKFIRMITNEVSTKLNNKYLNVVKYQVGIESRVKDISNYLGVGDSDDVRMIGISGMGGIGKTTIAKAIYNQFCDKFEGKSFLENMRGKNLVNLQNQLLSDILQTKTKVSSIAKGTALVGKRFRCLRVLVILDDVDDVKQLDELVVNRHSFGLGSRIIITTRNEHVLNEFAVDLIYRSQGMEQEEALELFSWHAFRSSCCPRKYLNLAREVVDYCGGLPLALQVLGFTLFKGSIGEWKSTLDKLKKIPLGKIQEQLKISYDGLNDDYEREIFCDISCFFIGMDKNDVTYILDGCGFSAMAGIKVLLERCLVTVNRKNKLMMHDLLRDMGREIVRAENPKYPGKRSRLWYPEDVKDLLIDKSGTEEIEGLALNLPSLDEEATFSTEAFTNMKRLRLLQRKYVQLTGGYQYLSKKLKWLCWRGFSLEFIPKDLCQPNIVAIDMRYSNLKQVLCEDSGLLDKLKILNLSHSHDLTRSPDFSKLPNLEKLTLKGCKRLCNVHKSIGDLKSLALVNLEGCEMLNDLPRSFYKLKTIEILVLIGCSRFQILSEDLGEMASLRTLLADETAILKIPSSIVRLEKLEYLSLCNLRWSLKLPPLLMGMYALRKLHLSGCNLKEIPSDIRNLSSLEEVNLDRNGFHSLPSFSGLSKLQTLSLDFCSNLVEITDDLPPNLGYLSMNICTALERMPNLPGRPEVVSLDGCPKLIEFRGLDSMLNTGMILGMRAHNRITKFLLKDSTLQGWTGCGYISLLGKHIPTWFNHVNNNGDQVYFQVPQEIGCNLKALAVCIGFRHYELNPFLRNYIFVINHTKCTCIFASIIDFYAPVRFKDYLWIGHVPNVIFNLEGGDCVHVIVQIQVQDSETELIRVTKTGANKNGVPKGEEQKRLEQQLPGSQPVKLILNDCKRLCNVHESIGDLKGLALVNLESCKMLNDLPRSFYKLKTTEVLVLIGCSRFQILSEDLGETASLRTLLADETAITKVPSSTLQLEKLEYFSLRNLRGIFSFYIYSRPLKLPPSLMGMHALRKLRLGGCNLKEIPNGIRNLYCL from the exons atggaTAACTGGCGGAAATTAGTGGCGCTGTCAATCATGGTGCTGGTATGTGGTTGCTTAGAGTCCTACCACTTTGCTGTCCtcgtcttcctcctcttctccaTCGGCCTTGTCTTTCACCAAATGAACATCTCAGTCCCCGATGAAGcctcctcttcatcatcctccgcCTCCTTGTCCTCCTCCTCATCTTTCTCCTTCTTGAAAGGTTCACTCTACGAAGTGTTCATAAGCTTCAGAGGTGAAGACACACGTAAAAACTTCACGGGCCACCTCCATGAAGCATTAACAAAGGCTGGAATCAACGCCTTTATTGATGACGAAGAACTAAGAAGAGGTGAAGATATAACTACCGAACTTGTGCGGGCAATTCAGGGTTCTAGGATCTCTATCATTGTCTTCTCAAGACGGTACGCGGACTCCAGCTGGTGCCTCGAGGAGCTGGTTAAGATCATGGAGTGTAAAACAACGCTGGGGCAATTAGTTTTGCCGATATTCTATGACGTTGATCCTTCGCATGTCAGGAAACAGACTGGTAGTTTTGCACAATCGTTTCTGAAACATACAGATGAAAAGAAGGCAGGAAGGTGGAGGACTGCTCTTACTGAAGCTTCGAATTTGTCTGGCTGGGTTCTCAATAACACTTTGGACGG GAATGAAGCAAAATTTATCCGGATGATTACTAATGAAGTCAGTACGAAGCTGAACAACAAATACTTAAATGTAGTGAAATACCAAGTAGGAATAGAATCTCGAGTTAAAGATATAAGTAATTATTTAGGTGTGGGAGATTCAGATGATGTTCGCATGATTGGAATTTCAGGTATGGGTGGAATAGGTAAAACAACGATTGCTAAAGCCATTTATAACCAATTTTGTGACAAGTTTGAAGGTAAGAGTTTCCTTGAAAACATGAGGGGAAAGAACCTAGTTAACTTGCAAAACCAACTTCTTTCTGATATCTTGCAAACTAAGACAAAAGTAAGCAGTATTGCCAAAGGGACCGCCTTGGTAGGGAAAAGATTTCGATGCTTAAGAGTACTTGTCATCTTGGATGATGTAGATGATGTGAAGCAACTAGACGAATTAGTTGTAAATCGCCACTCTTTTGGTCTGGGGAGCAGAATTATCATAACAACAAGAAATGAACATGTGTTAAATGAATTTGCAGTTGATTTGATATATCGGTCACAAGGAATGGAACAAGAAGAAGCTCTTGAGCTTTTTAGTTGGCATGCTTTCAGAAGTAGTTGTTGTCCTAGAAAATATCTGAACCTCGCAAGAGAAGTTGTCGATTACTGTGGAGGACTGCCATTAGCTCTTCAAGTTTTAGGCTTTACCCTGTTCAAAGGAAGCATAGGAGAATGGAAAAGTACATtggataaattgaaaaaaattcctCTTGGTAAAATTCAGGAACAGCTAAAAATAAGCTACGATGGACTAAATGATGATTATGAGAGGGAGATATTCTGCGATATATCTTGTTTCTTCATTGGAATGGACAAGAATGATGTCACGTATATCTTGGATGGTTGTGGCTTTTCCGCAATGGCAGGAATCAAGGTCCTCCTTGAACGATGCCTTGTAACTGTTAATAGAAAAAACAAGCTGATGATGCATGATTTGCTTCGGGACATGGGAAGAGAAATCGTGCGTGCAGAAAATCCTAAGTATCCTGGAAAACGGAGTAGACTCTGGTATCCTGAAGACGTAAAAGATTTATTGATAGACAAATCT GGAACTGAAGAAATTGAAGGACTGGCTTTGAATTTGCCGAGTCTTGATGAAGAGGCTACTTTCAGTACTGAGGCATTTACAAATATGAAGAGACTCAGATTGCTCCAACGCAAGTACGTTCAACTCACAGGAGGATATCAATATctttccaaaaaattaaaatggctGTGCTGGCGTGGATTCTCTCTAGAGTTCATACCAAAAGACTTGTGTCAACCAAATATAGTTGCTATCGACATGCGATATAGCAACCTCAAACAagttctttgtgaggattccggg TTGCTTGACAAGTTGAAGATTCTAAATCTCAGCCATTCCCATGACCTAACACGATCGCCGGACTTCTCAAAACTCCCAAATCTTGAGAAATTGACACTCAAAGGTTGTAAGAGATTGTGTAATGTTCACAAATCGATTGGAGATCTGAAGAGTCTTGCTTTGGTAAATTTGGAAGGCTGCGAAATGCTTAATGACCTCCCGAGAAGTTTCTATAAGTTAAAAACTATTGAAATTCTTGTTCTTATAGGATGTTCAAGATTCCAAATCTTGTCTGAGGATTTGGGAGAAATGGCATCCTTGAGAACACTTCTTGCAGATGAGACGGCCATACTAAAAATACCATCTTCCATCGTACGACTGGAGAAGCTCGAGTACTTATCTCTGTGTAACTTGAGGTGGTCTTTGAAGTTACCTCCTTTGTTAATGGGCATGTACGCATTAAGAAAATTACATCTTAGTGGCTGCAATTTAAAGGAAATTCCTAGCGATATCAGGAATCTATCTTCTTTAGAAGAGGTAAATCTGGACCGCAATGGTTTCCATAGCCTTCCAAGCTTCAGTGGCCTCTCCAAGCTTCAAACACTAAGCTTGGATTTTTGCAGCAACCTGGTTGAAATCACTGATGATTTACCACCAAATTTGGGTTACCTATCGATGAATATCTGCACTGCACTAGAAAGAATGCCAAACTTACCGGGAAGGCCAGAAGTGGTGTCTCTAGATGGTTGCCCCAAGCTCATTGAGTTTCGGGGCTTGGATAGCATGTTAAACACGGGCATGATACTTGGCATGCGAGCGCACAACAGAATCACTAAATTCCTACTCAAGGATAGCACACTACAG GGATGGACTGGTTGTGGATATATTTCTCTTCTAGGAAAGCATATTCCGACTTGGTTCAATCATGTCAACAACAATGGTGACCAAGTCTATTTTCAAGTGCCTCAGGAAATCGGTTGTAATTTAAAAGCGTTGGCTGTGTGCATCGGTTTTCGTCATTACGAGTTGAACCCTTTTTTGAGAAATTACATTTTTGTTATTAACCATACCAAGTGCACTTGCATTTTTGCCTCGATAATCGATTTCTACGCACCTGTTCGCTTTAAAGATTACCTTTGGATAGGACATGTTCCAAACGTCATCTTCAATTTGGAGGGCGGCGACTGTGTCCATGTTATTGTACAAATCCAAGTACAAGACAGTGAGACTGAGCTCATCAGGGTGACGAAAACAGGG GCGAACAAGAATGGAGTTCCAAAAGGAGAAGAGCAGAAAAGACTTGAGCAGCAACTCCCAGGCTCCCAGCCTGTTAAATTGATACTCAATGATTGTAAGAGATTGTGTAATGTTCACGAATCGATTGGAGATCTGAAGGGTCTTGCTTTGGTAAATTTGGAAAGCTGCAAAATGCTTAACGATCTCCCGAGAAGTTTCTACAAGTTGAAAACTACTGAAGTTCTTGTTCTTATAGGATGTTCAAGATTCCAAATCTTGTCTGAGGACTTGGGAGAAACGGCATCCTTGAGAACACTTCTTGCAGATGAGACGGCCATAACAAAAGTaccatcttccaccttacaacTGGAGAAGCTCGAGTACTTCTCTTTGCGTAACTTGAG AGGAATATTCAGTTTCTATATTTACAGCAGGCCCTTGAAGTTACCTCCTTCGTTAATGGGCATGCACGCATTAAGAAAATTACGTCTTGGTGGCTGCAATTTAAAGGAAATTCCTAATGGTATCAGGAATCTATATTGTTTATGA